The window CTGGCCCGGGCGGTGCTGTATTTCATGACCAACAACGTCCTGCTCAACACGTTGGGGGCCACCCTGGCCCTGCATGGCGGAGGGGGCTGGAGCTGGAGACGGCTGCTCTCCATCCCCACCCTCTACGCGGCCCTCGCCGCCGCCCTGGTGCGCTGGAGCGGCTGGCATCCCCCGGAGCCCATCGAGGCCGGGATCGCCCTGCTCAGCCGCGGCGCGATCCCCGTCCTCCTCCTGGTGCTGGGGCTGGAGCTGGCCCGCATCCGCCTGGAGGATCGACGTCGGCTCATCGGGCTCGGGGCGCTGGTGCGCCTGGTCGGGATCCCTCTGATCGCGATCCCCCTGGCTCGCCTCTGGGGGCTGGAGGGCCCAGCCTGGCAGGCCGGGATCCTGGAGAGCGCGATGCCGGCGGCGATCTCCAACGTGGTGATGGCCATGGAGTTCGGGATCTACCCGCGGACCATCGCCGGCATCATCTTCCTCTCCACCCTGCTCAGCCCGCTCACCCTCAGCATATGGATCGCCTGGCTGCGAGGGTAAGGCCATGAAGCAGGCCCTCCTCGGATTCGTCCTGCTGCTCCCGATCTTCGCCCGCCCCCTCCAAACCTCAACCCCTGCGGGAACGTTCCCCGGACGGGCGACAGTGGAATACACCTTCGGCCAGCGCATGCGCTTCGTCCTGGAGGGCGAGGGCCTTCCGGCCATCTCCGAGGCCATCCTCTACTACACGATGCCGGGGATGGAAACGCCCTACCGGGTGCGCCGGACCCTGGAGGCCTCCGACGGCCTGCGCGTGATCTACGAGCGGGATCTGCGCCGGGAACCCCTCCCGCCGTTCGTCCCCATCACCTTCTGGTGGGAGGTGCGGGAGGATCCCGGGGGATGGCGCTCCACGGAGCCCCAGACCTTCCGGTATCTGGACAACCGGGTGGCCTGGCAGACCCTGAGCGCCGGCCCCTTGCGGCTGCACTGGCACGCCGGGGACCCCGGGCTGGCCCGCTCTGTCCTGGAGCTCGCCCGCCGGAGCCTGGAGCGGATCGGGGGGCCTCTGGGGTATTCCGCGCCGGAGCCCATCGATCTCTTCTGGTATGCGGATCCGGAGCTGGCGCGGGCGGCTTTCCGGCTGGCCGGCCTGGAGATCGAAGGCGAGGTTCGACCCCGCTGGCGCGCCGTGATCCTGATGGCCTCCCCCGACGGCGCGGGGCTGGAGGCGTTGCGCCGCGCCATCCCCCATGAGCTCACCCACGTTGTCCTCCA is drawn from Thermoflexus hugenholtzii and contains these coding sequences:
- a CDS encoding peptidase MA family metallohydrolase, with amino-acid sequence MKQALLGFVLLLPIFARPLQTSTPAGTFPGRATVEYTFGQRMRFVLEGEGLPAISEAILYYTMPGMETPYRVRRTLEASDGLRVIYERDLRREPLPPFVPITFWWEVREDPGGWRSTEPQTFRYLDNRVAWQTLSAGPLRLHWHAGDPGLARSVLELARRSLERIGGPLGYSAPEPIDLFWYADPELARAAFRLAGLEIEGEVRPRWRAVILMASPDGAGLEALRRAIPHELTHVVLHDLAGGQPLPAWLDEGWAVWSEGLPDPALLRALQEPRLEGVSLIGLCGDFPTDPLRARQAYALAGATVRYLHDREGIGGLRGLLEAYAQGLSCESGVRRVLGRSLDRLEREVEAALRPQPPGRAVLEGLGPWLLLFLLMSLGPFSLLLGGRSSSAR
- a CDS encoding AEC family transporter, whose amino-acid sequence is MILRLIPQILFHDLTPVLLAIAAGWLLGRYLDVPSHPAARLSFYILNPSLVYMSLVRSDISGVELFRFLGFAASVPFVAGGFGLLLSLALGLSAAERTALMLTAMFVNAGSYGLGVVQRAFGDAALARAVLYFMTNNVLLNTLGATLALHGGGGWSWRRLLSIPTLYAALAAALVRWSGWHPPEPIEAGIALLSRGAIPVLLLVLGLELARIRLEDRRRLIGLGALVRLVGIPLIAIPLARLWGLEGPAWQAGILESAMPAAISNVVMAMEFGIYPRTIAGIIFLSTLLSPLTLSIWIAWLRG